In Papaver somniferum cultivar HN1 chromosome 1, ASM357369v1, whole genome shotgun sequence, a genomic segment contains:
- the LOC113273282 gene encoding putative disease resistance protein RGA3 codes for MWVSVSRKSNNREIFGDLLEPNVNRQSSLNVIKDCLKEKLMVGKCLIVLDDVWINHGIDVDELLKDLLSMSFQGSKILMTMRSAEDIPPMKDHRYIIYQLQGLPEDDCWSIIKDIAFGHGGAKETPNLINTGKQIAIKCGGLTLAAKTLGGLLYSRNDQEEWLSIMNTQSWELPTGESKIVSLLKLSYDHLSPYDERRNKGGDIKSCRMHDLVHDLAISVAGNVSLMLKVSSKDDDPEVIMPINKFRHLGLQVIDKDVSAIPSDIYKASKLHTFVSFHEVHGNWVWVKQILNLSLLRVLILSSTGIEELPRSVCNLKHLRYLDLSSNPITSFPSSFSKLYNLQLLKLKECHRLERFPTNMRNLISLEYFMFNDRANKLTQMPRGISRFSKLKKLSKFIVGTGEGYGIEELKDLNLLGGKLIIDKLGRVTAARQANLIGKKNIARLELHWDSRTCDDFDRNNNVNGVLDDLQPHPNLKRLTISHLCGSKLPAWMSTPMHLQNLVYIALVGCDNCERLPALGRLQSLRYLSMECMDAINKIGTEFYQSNGDASFPSLVELYLVHFENLEEWLADQRSTSTSSFSCLETFEISGCSKLSTTPTTFPSLKNLVFEIQLLDDHSLKSIPLKLLSGANSVLQALLVSDCDAFVGFLPDDEQQQRYQPDQLSNDFLYKIEILRCHSLKVLPADFRGLNSLTYLAIEWCGSLQSLPDSIQYLPALQTLIIGGFSED; via the exons ATGTGGGTTTCTGTGTCCCGAAAATCAAACAACAGGGAGATATTTGGGGACCTCTTGGAACCCAATGTAAACCGCCAATCAAGCTTGAATGTCATTAAAGATTGCCTTAAAGAGAAACTTATGGTGGGGAAATGCCTGATAGTACTCGATGATGTGTGGATTAATCATGGCATCGACGTAGATGAGTTACTGAAAGATCTCTTATCTATGAGTTTCCAAGGAAGTAAAATTCTTATGACTATGAGGAGTGCTGAAGATATTCCTCCGATGAAGGATCATCGATACATCATCTACCAATTACAAGGTTTACCTGAAGATGATTGTTGGTCTATAATTAAGGACATCGCATTTGGACATGGAGGTGCGAAGGAGACTCCAAATCTAATCAACACGGGGAAGCAAATTGCAATAAAATGTGGAGGTCTTACTCTGGCTGCAAAGACTCTCGGGGGTTTGCTCTACTCTAGAAATGATCAAGAAGAATGGTTATCTATCATGAATACCCAAAGTTGGGAACTCCCAACAGGCGAAAGTAAGATCGTCTCTCTATTGAAGTTAAGTTATGATCATTTGTCACCATAT GATGAACGTAGAAACAAAGGGGGGGATATCAAGTCATGCAGAATGCACGATCTTGTGCACGATCTTGCAATATCAGTTGCTGGGAATGTGTCTCTGATGCTGAAAGTAAGTAGTAAAGATGATGATCCAGAAGTTATTATGCCAATTAATAAATTTCGTCACTTGGGGTTACAAGTGATTGATAAAGATGTCTCAGCTATTCCCTCAGATATTTATAAAGCCTCCAAATTACACACTTTTGTTTCTTTTCATGAAGTCCATGGTAACTGGGTCTGGGTTAAGCAAATTCTCAACTTGAGTTTACTAAGGGTTTTAATTCTAAGCAGCACAGGCATCGAAGAGTTGCCACGATCCGTTTGCAACTTAAAGCATCTTAGGTATCTCGATCTCTCATCTAACCCTATTACGTCTTTCCCTAGTTCTTTCAGTAAACTCTACAATTTACAGCTTTTGAAGCTCAAAGAGTGTCATAGATTAGAAAGGTTTCCCACAAACATGAGAAACCTGATCAGTTTGGAATACTTCATGTTCAATGATAGAGCTAATAAGTTGACTCAAATGCCTAGAGGGATAAGCAGATTTAGTAAACTCAAAAAATTATCAAAATTTATTGTGGGAACAGGCGAAGGTTATGGTATTGAAGAATTGAAAGATCTAAATCTCCTTGGAGGTAAACTGATTATTGATAAACTGGGAAGAGTAACAGCTGCCAGGCAAGCAAATTTAATTGGGAAGAAAAATATTGCACGCTTAGAACTGCATTGGGATTCACGAACTTGTGATGATTTTGATAGAAACAACAATGTTAATGGGGTGTTGGATGACCTCCAACCTCACCCAAATCTAAAAAGGTTAACAATATCGCATCTTTGTGGTTCAAAGCTCCCAGCATGGATGAGTACTCCCATGCATCTTCAAAATTTGGTATATATCGCCCTAGTTGGTTGTGATAATTGTGAACGCCTTCCTGCACTTGGACGACTACAATCTCTTAGATATCTTTCTATGGAATGTATGGATgctatcaataaaattggtaCTGAATTCTATCAAAGTAATGGAGATGCATCATTCCCTTCTTTGGTAGAGCTTTATTTAGTTCATTTTGAAAATTTAGAAGAATGGTTGGCAGACCAGCGGTCGACATCAACATCTAGTTTCTCTTGCCTTGAAACGTTCGAGATCTCTGGTTGCTCAAAGTTATCAACCACACCAACAACATTTCCATCTCTCAAAAACTTAGTTTTTGAAATTCAACTCCTAGATGATCACAGCTTGAAGTCTATACCTTTAAAACTGCTGAGTGGGGCCAACAGCGTTCTTCAGGCTTTACTTGTCAGTGATTGTGATGCGTTTGTAGGCTTTCTTCCGGACGATGAGCAGCAGCAACGTTATCAACCTGATCAACTTTCTAACGACTTCCTTTACAAGATTGAAATTTTGAGATGCCATTCTTTAAAGGTATTGCCTGCAGACTTCAGGGGATTGAATTCCCTTACCTATTTAGCTATTGAATGGTGTGGAAGTCTTCAATCATTGCCAGATAGTATACAATACCTCCCGGCACTTCAGACGCTGATAATTGGTGGGTTTTCAGAAGATTAA
- the LOC113338959 gene encoding uncharacterized protein PFB0145c-like has translation MTSLKRPRNESESETNLQRKMMEGYSKVVCNEKIAKATPRADDTMKAGEKAKPIRILDDAVMPNLEAKVSSDDAAKPGGKEKPIRILDDIRPEVEAKPVGDDKTKAEVFAAKIRHFWKETVEGLREELKLELLENVSSKEKPKGCIDEGFALRVSKLLYDSFVSNYQDFARVEALTVRMVNKQLEFNKIERDIEVLKKSRTSFLDFTRQERLAYDELKKQMEVLNKEKIERGNENAQLAKEKSVLITENTILECHIESVKKIKSGCETDIASLKEEKSGLRSYNEILEKLKLCLGSDIEDLNKEKSMVGNDLCLLKNEKSRLEGDIEALNNEKIEMGIDPELLKQEKHKLKSEIETLNNEKSAAQSDVCLLNNENAKLKTDAVLLNKEKGKLRSDLEFLSGEKTKLGDHIELLKAQKDGLQTEFGFLRDVKNKLHGDITVMNNQRTVLGNEIEILNNEKSVAQTDICKLNNEKAKLGTDSALLKKEKTELRSDLGFLNEEITKLGDYIELLKEEKHGLETEFGFLRDMKNKLHSDITHMNNERTVLGNDVELLKKRKTRTGYDLKFLSKKKAKLDSDFELFSGEKVKLQNNVEFLNKQKDKLQSNIKILSEEKKEDLEYCRAMTQALIDKERQSNDQLQEARKELINELIQETGNRAIIRVKRMGELDPKPFQKVCQKYGGEEAALKASELCSLWEGHLRDSDWFPFVNVEVGNDRYKAIINEKDEKLNDLRITMGDEVFKAVTTALTEMNEYNSSGRYAVPELWNFKEGRRATLKEGIQRLCKHKRKK, from the exons ATGACTTCGCTCAAACGCCCCAGGAACGAG TCAGAAAGTGAGACTAATCTTCAAAGAAAAATGATGGAAGGGTATAGTAAAGTTGTTTGCAATGAAAAGATTGCAAAAGCAACACCAAGAGCGGATGATACAATGAAGGCGGGGGAGAAAGCAAAGCCAATACGCATATTGGATGATGCAGTGATGCCTAATTTGGAAGCAAAAGTATCATCGGATGATGCAGCGAAGCCTGGAGGAAAAGAAAAGCCGATACGCATATTGGATGATATAAGGCCTGAGGTGGAAGCGAAACCAGTAGGGGATGATAAGACCAAGGCCGAGGTATTTGCAGCGAAAATACGCCATTTTTGGAAGGAAACAGTGGAAGGATTAAGAGAAGAACTGAAACTCGAGTTACTTGAAAATGTTTCTTCCAAAGAGAAACCAAAAGGATGCATTGACGAAGGATTTGCTTTACGGGTGAGTAAGTTACTGTATGATTCATTTGTGAGTAATTATCAGGATTTTGCACGCGTGGAGGCGTTAACTGTAAGAATGGTAAACAAGCAGCTCGAGTTTAATAAGATTGAACGGGATATAGAGGTTCTTAAGAAATCAAGAACGTCATTCTTGGATTTTACGAGACAGGAGAGACTAGCATATGATGAGctgaagaaacagatggaagtACTCAACAAAGAGAAGATTGAACGAGGAAACGAAAATGCACAACTTGCCAAAGAGAAGTCTGTACTCATCACGGAAAATACTATACTTGAATGCCATATTGAATCTGTTAAGAAAATCAAGTCAGGGTGCGAAACTGATATTGCATCACTCAAGGAAGAGAAAAGTGGACTAAGAAGTTACAATGAGATACTCGAAAAACTAAAGTTGTGTCTTGGAAGTGATATTGAAGATCTTAATAAAGAGAAGTCTATGGTAGGAAATGATTTATGTTTGCTTAAGAATGAGAAGAGTAGACTGGAAGGTGATATTGAAGCACTCAACAATGAGAAGATTGAAATGGGAATTGATCCTGAATTACTCAAACAGGAGAAACATAAACTGAAAAGTGAAATTGAAACTCTTAATAACGAAAAGTCCGCTGCACAAAGTGATGTTTGTTTGCTCAACAATGAGAATGCCAAGTTGAAAACTGACGCCGTGTTACTCAATAAGGAGAAGGGGAAACTGCGAAGCGATCTTGAATTTCTCAGCGGAGAGAAAACTAAGCTAGGAGATCACATTGAGTTACTCAAGGCACAGAAGGACGGATTGCAAACTGAATTTGGGTTTCTTAGAGACGTGAAAAATAAGCTGCATGGTGATATTACAGTTATGAACAATCAGAGGACTGTTCTTGGAAATGAAATTGAGATTCTTAACAACGAAAAGTCTGTTGCGCAAACTGATATTTGTAAGCTAAACAATGAGAAGGCTAAACTGGGAACTGATTCTGCCTTACTCAAAAAGGAGAAGACGGAATTGAGAAGTGATCTTGGATTTCTCAATGAAGAGATAACTAAACTAGGAGATTATATCGAGTTACTCAAGGAAGAGAAGCACGGGTTGGAAACTGAATTTGGATTTCTTAGAGACATGAAGAATAAGCTGCATTCTGATATTACACATATGAACAATGAGAGGACTGTTCTTGGAAATGATGTTGAGCTACTCAAAAAACGAAAGACTAGAACGGGGTATGATCTCAAATTTTTGAGCAAAAAGAAGGCTAAACTGGACAGTGATTTTGAACTCTTCAGCGGAGAGAAGGTTAAATTGCAAAATAATGTTGAATTTCTCAATAAACAGAAAGATAAACTGCAATCTAACATTAAAATTCTCAgtgaagagaagaaggaagatctTGAATACTGTCGAGCTATGACACAGGCACTGATTGACAAGGAACGCCAAAGCAATGATCAGCTGCAGGAAGCTCGAAAAGAACTAATCAAT GAGTTGATCCAAGAAACAGGTAACCGTGCTATCATCCGCGTTAAGAGAATGGGGGAACTTGATCCTAAGCCTTTCCAGAAGGTATGCCAGAAGTATGGTGGAGAAGAAGCAGCTCTGAAAGCTAGTGAGCTTTGCAGCTTATGGGAAGGCCACCTTAGAGACTCAGATTGGTTTCCTTTTGTAAATGTTGAGGTTGGGAATGATAGATATAAG GCGATAATTAACGAGAAGGATGAAAAGCTGAATGATCTGAGGATCACCATGGGCGATGAGGTATTCAAGGCTGTGACAACAGCGTTAACAGAGATGAATGAGTATAATTCCAGTGGGAGATATGCAGTCCCAGAACTTTGGAACTTTAAAGAGGGACGAAGGGCAACATTGAAGGAAGGAATTCAAAGATTATGCAAACATAAGCGAAAGAAGTGA